Proteins from one Candidatus Bathyarchaeota archaeon genomic window:
- a CDS encoding RtcB family protein, with translation SEEASGAYKPCDAVAEVSHNVGIATKVARLVPIAVAKG, from the coding sequence AAGCGAGGAAGCCTCAGGAGCCTACAAGCCATGCGACGCCGTAGCGGAGGTAAGCCATAACGTAGGGATAGCTACAAAAGTCGCTAGATTGGTGCCGATAGCAGTAGCTAAAGGGTAA